From Cellulosimicrobium cellulans, the proteins below share one genomic window:
- a CDS encoding class I SAM-dependent methyltransferase: MPDAIFDEPRLAALYDPLDPDRSDLDAYAAIVDELGARRVLDVGCGTGTFACLLARRGVEVVGVDPAGASLDVARSKPGADRVRWVHGDATTLPPLQVDLATMTANVAQVFLTDDAWAATLRGVRSALAPGGWLVFETRVPARRAWEGWVRDATTVHVDVPDVGPVESWTDLTDVSLPFVTFHDTTVLPDGTELHSDSTLRFRERDEVEATLVACGFEVVDVRDAPDRPGREWVFVARRAEPPAE; the protein is encoded by the coding sequence GTGCCCGACGCGATCTTCGACGAACCCCGCCTCGCCGCCCTCTACGACCCGCTCGACCCGGACCGCAGCGACCTCGACGCCTACGCGGCGATCGTCGACGAGCTCGGCGCACGGCGCGTGCTCGACGTCGGGTGCGGCACCGGGACGTTCGCGTGCCTCCTGGCGCGGCGCGGGGTCGAGGTGGTCGGCGTGGACCCGGCGGGCGCGTCGCTCGACGTCGCGCGCTCCAAGCCGGGCGCCGACCGCGTGCGCTGGGTGCACGGCGACGCCACGACCCTCCCGCCGCTCCAGGTGGACCTCGCGACGATGACGGCGAACGTCGCGCAGGTGTTCCTCACCGACGACGCGTGGGCCGCGACGCTGCGCGGCGTCCGCTCCGCGCTGGCACCGGGCGGGTGGCTGGTCTTCGAGACGCGCGTCCCCGCCCGCCGGGCCTGGGAGGGCTGGGTCCGCGACGCGACGACCGTGCACGTGGACGTGCCCGACGTCGGGCCGGTCGAGTCCTGGACCGACCTCACCGACGTGTCGCTCCCCTTCGTGACGTTCCACGACACGACCGTGCTGCCCGACGGCACCGAGCTGCACTCCGACTCGACCCTGCGCTTCCGCGAGCGCGACGAGGTCGAGGCGACGCTCGTCGCCTGCGGGTTCGAGGTGGTCGACGTCCGCGACGCGCCCGACCGCCCGGGCCGCGAGTGGGTGTTCGTCGCGCGGCGCGCGGAGCCGCCGGCCGAGTGA
- a CDS encoding O-succinylhomoserine sulfhydrylase, with product MSAAQPGSVPGGSGRKPLPASARPATLAVRGGHHRTEFQETSEALFLTQGYTYDRAADAEAAFKGELDRFVYSRYGNPTVHAFEERLRLLEGAEACYATASGMSAVFTSLAALVGSGSRIVAARALFGSSIVIFDEIFAKWGVRTDYVDGHVLSQWEEALSTPADVVFFETPSNPMQDIVDARRVSELAHAAGAVVVLDNVFATPLLQKPLELGADVVVYSATKHIDGQGRVLGGAILGTEEYVTGPVQTFIRNTGPSLSAFNAWVLLKGLETLPVRVAAQNAAAAQVAEALEQLPGVGRVRYPFLASHPQQELARSQQSGGGTVVTFDLAVPEGTDPETAKKRAFTFLDALQVVDISNNLGDAKSLITHPATTTHRKLGPDGRAAVGIAETTVRLSVGLEDPLDVIEDVEQALNA from the coding sequence GTGAGCGCCGCGCAGCCCGGGAGCGTCCCCGGCGGCTCCGGCCGCAAGCCCCTGCCCGCGAGCGCGCGCCCCGCGACGCTCGCCGTGCGCGGCGGGCACCACCGCACGGAGTTCCAGGAGACGTCCGAGGCGCTGTTCCTCACGCAGGGCTACACGTACGACCGCGCCGCCGACGCCGAGGCCGCGTTCAAGGGCGAGCTCGACCGGTTCGTCTACTCGCGCTACGGCAACCCGACGGTGCACGCGTTCGAGGAGCGCCTGCGCCTGCTCGAGGGCGCCGAGGCGTGCTACGCGACGGCGTCCGGCATGTCCGCGGTGTTCACGTCGCTCGCCGCGCTCGTGGGTTCCGGGTCCCGGATCGTCGCGGCGCGCGCGCTCTTCGGGTCGAGCATCGTCATCTTCGACGAGATCTTCGCCAAGTGGGGCGTGCGGACCGACTACGTCGACGGCCACGTGCTCTCCCAGTGGGAAGAGGCGCTCTCGACGCCCGCGGACGTCGTGTTCTTCGAGACGCCGTCCAACCCCATGCAGGACATCGTCGACGCGCGGCGCGTGAGCGAGCTCGCGCACGCCGCGGGCGCGGTGGTCGTGCTCGACAACGTCTTCGCCACGCCGCTGCTCCAGAAGCCGCTCGAGCTCGGCGCGGACGTCGTCGTGTACTCGGCGACCAAGCACATCGACGGCCAGGGTCGTGTGCTCGGCGGCGCGATCCTCGGGACCGAGGAGTACGTCACCGGGCCCGTGCAGACGTTCATCCGGAACACCGGGCCGTCGCTCTCGGCGTTCAACGCGTGGGTGCTGCTCAAGGGGCTCGAGACGCTGCCCGTGCGCGTCGCCGCGCAGAACGCCGCGGCGGCGCAGGTCGCGGAGGCGCTCGAACAGCTTCCCGGCGTCGGCCGCGTGCGGTACCCGTTCCTCGCGTCGCACCCCCAGCAGGAGCTCGCGCGGTCGCAGCAGAGCGGCGGCGGCACGGTCGTGACGTTCGACCTCGCCGTCCCGGAGGGCACCGACCCGGAGACCGCGAAGAAGCGCGCGTTCACCTTCCTCGACGCGCTGCAGGTCGTCGACATCTCCAACAACCTCGGCGACGCGAAGTCGCTGATCACGCACCCCGCCACCACGACGCACCGCAAGCTCGGCCCCGACGGCCGCGCCGCCGTCGGGATCGCGGAGACGACCGTGCGCCTGTCGGTGGGTCTGGAAGACCCGCTCGACGTCATCGAGGACGTGGAGCAGGCGCTCAACGCCTGA
- a CDS encoding rhodanese-like domain-containing protein, producing MGDQSQQTSAVPDARPAVGYAGDITPQQAWDLLTSDERAVLVDVRTEGEWRTIGVPDATDLGRDVVFDEWVTPAGPNPRFVEQLVEAGLAPGDERPVVFLCRSGQRSIGAARAATAAGLGPSYNVLEGFEGAQGFSGLRDVEGWKVRGLPTTTFDEAAR from the coding sequence ATGGGCGACCAGTCCCAGCAGACGTCGGCCGTGCCCGACGCGCGACCCGCCGTCGGCTATGCCGGCGACATCACCCCGCAGCAGGCGTGGGACCTGCTGACGAGCGACGAGCGCGCGGTGCTCGTCGACGTCCGCACCGAGGGCGAGTGGCGCACCATCGGGGTGCCCGACGCCACGGACCTCGGCCGCGACGTCGTGTTCGACGAGTGGGTGACCCCGGCCGGACCCAACCCGCGCTTCGTGGAGCAGCTCGTCGAAGCGGGTCTCGCCCCCGGCGACGAGCGTCCCGTCGTGTTCCTGTGCCGCTCGGGCCAGCGGTCGATCGGCGCCGCGCGCGCGGCCACGGCCGCCGGGCTCGGGCCGTCGTACAACGTGCTCGAGGGCTTCGAGGGCGCCCAGGGGTTCTCGGGTCTGCGCGACGTCGAGGGCTGGAAGGTCCGCGGCCTGCCCACCACGACGTTCGACGAGGCCGCCCGGTGA
- a CDS encoding aminotransferase class V-fold PLP-dependent enzyme: protein MTALADVSCPTDLSTAPDLAAVADAPALLPVVGADTLVPLVDGRSVPYANLDVAASAPALRSVADRVTEVLPLYASVHRGAGYLSQVSTALYEASRRTIGAFVGAREDDVTVVTRNTTDSLNLLAGCVPANADGTPGRVLVLDVEHHANLLPWQRAGGATVLAGGASVAETLSGLRTELARFPYALVAVTGASNVTGESLPVADVVRVAHDAGARVVLDGAQLVPHRGFSLADSGVDYVAFSGHKTYAPFGAGALVGRRDWLDAGMPYLAGGGAVRQVAVTGTQWQTAPARHEAGSPNVVGAAALAAACDALAALDPADLHAHEAALRAALVEGLEAVPGVRVVRVWDDAVDPVGVVTFSVEGHDPGLVAAYLSAEHGIGVRDGRFCAHPLLARLGYDAGAIRASVGVGTTGADVVRLVEAVRSYVEQGPTTRYEVVDGCWAVADDPRPVPAGSGLEGLFATAAAGFLADAAGCGPAV, encoded by the coding sequence ATGACTGCTCTCGCCGACGTCTCGTGTCCGACCGACCTCTCGACGGCGCCGGATCTCGCGGCGGTCGCCGACGCGCCCGCGCTCCTGCCCGTGGTCGGGGCGGACACGCTCGTGCCGCTCGTCGACGGCCGCAGCGTCCCCTACGCGAACCTCGACGTCGCGGCCTCGGCCCCGGCCCTGCGCTCCGTCGCGGACCGCGTGACCGAGGTGCTGCCGCTCTACGCGAGCGTGCACCGCGGCGCTGGCTACCTGTCGCAGGTCTCCACGGCGCTCTACGAGGCGTCGCGCCGCACGATCGGCGCCTTCGTCGGTGCACGCGAGGACGACGTCACGGTCGTCACGCGCAACACGACCGACTCGCTCAACCTGCTCGCGGGCTGCGTCCCGGCCAACGCGGACGGGACGCCCGGGCGCGTGCTCGTCCTCGACGTCGAGCACCACGCGAACCTGCTCCCGTGGCAGCGCGCGGGCGGCGCGACGGTCCTCGCCGGCGGCGCGTCCGTCGCGGAGACGCTGTCCGGCCTGCGCACGGAGCTCGCGCGCTTCCCGTACGCCCTGGTCGCCGTGACCGGCGCGTCGAACGTCACGGGCGAGTCGCTGCCCGTCGCGGACGTCGTGCGGGTCGCGCACGACGCCGGGGCGCGCGTCGTCCTCGACGGCGCCCAGCTCGTCCCGCACCGCGGGTTCTCCCTCGCGGACTCCGGGGTCGACTACGTCGCGTTCTCCGGCCACAAGACGTACGCGCCGTTCGGCGCGGGCGCGCTCGTGGGCCGTCGCGACTGGCTCGACGCGGGCATGCCGTACCTCGCCGGAGGCGGCGCGGTGCGGCAGGTCGCCGTCACGGGGACGCAGTGGCAGACGGCGCCCGCGCGCCACGAGGCAGGGTCGCCGAACGTCGTGGGCGCCGCGGCGCTCGCGGCCGCGTGCGACGCGCTCGCCGCGCTCGACCCGGCCGACCTGCACGCCCACGAGGCGGCGCTCCGCGCCGCCCTCGTCGAGGGCCTCGAGGCGGTCCCGGGCGTGCGCGTCGTGCGGGTCTGGGACGACGCCGTCGACCCGGTCGGTGTCGTCACCTTCTCCGTCGAGGGTCACGACCCCGGCCTCGTCGCGGCGTACCTCTCCGCCGAGCACGGCATCGGCGTGCGCGACGGTCGCTTCTGCGCGCACCCGCTGCTCGCGCGCCTCGGGTACGACGCGGGCGCGATCCGCGCGTCCGTCGGTGTCGGGACGACGGGTGCGGACGTCGTCCGGCTCGTCGAGGCCGTGCGGTCGTACGTGGAGCAGGGGCCGACGACGCGGTACGAGGTCGTCGACGGTTGCTGGGCCGTCGCCGACGACCCGCGCCCGGTGCCCGCGGGCTCCGGTCTGGAGGGCCTCTTCGCGACCGCCGCGGCGGGCTTCCTCGCCGACGCCGCGGGGTGCGGCCCCGCCGTCTGA
- a CDS encoding GNAT family N-acetyltransferase, which translates to MLHDVVLSGHGFRLEPLALEHAETLAGLVDEAMWSGMSIPMPFGVAGMAELVAATRAAPDLTGFVVRAAGPDGAPGDVLGSTAFRDLSLVDRRVEVGRTFYARSTWGSLVNPVTKWLLLRHAFETWDVHRVGFRVDTRNTRSLGAMRRLGAYEEGVMRGHRTAPDGTRADSVMFSILAPEWPTVEVGLLERINAPRVVPVLAPAHPVVPLPLAAS; encoded by the coding sequence GTGCTGCACGACGTCGTCCTCTCGGGGCACGGTTTCCGGCTGGAGCCGTTGGCCCTGGAGCACGCTGAGACACTGGCCGGCCTCGTCGACGAGGCGATGTGGTCAGGCATGAGCATCCCCATGCCCTTCGGGGTCGCGGGGATGGCCGAGCTGGTGGCCGCGACGCGCGCCGCGCCCGACCTGACGGGCTTCGTCGTGCGCGCCGCAGGACCCGACGGGGCTCCGGGCGACGTGCTCGGCAGCACGGCGTTCCGCGACCTGTCGCTCGTCGACCGCCGGGTCGAGGTGGGCCGGACGTTCTACGCCCGCTCGACGTGGGGGAGCCTCGTCAACCCCGTGACCAAGTGGCTGCTGCTGCGGCACGCGTTCGAGACGTGGGACGTGCACCGCGTCGGCTTCCGCGTCGACACGCGCAACACCCGCTCGCTCGGGGCCATGCGCCGCCTCGGCGCGTACGAGGAGGGCGTCATGCGCGGCCACCGCACCGCGCCCGACGGGACGCGCGCCGACTCCGTGATGTTCTCGATCCTCGCGCCCGAGTGGCCCACCGTCGAGGTCGGCCTCCTGGAGCGGATCAACGCGCCGCGCGTCGTGCCCGTGCTCGCCCCGGCGCACCCGGTGGTCCCGCTGCCGCTCGCCGCGTCGTAG
- a CDS encoding CsbD family protein: protein MGLGDKAKHAAEEAGGKLKEGAGKLTDNERLEAEGKKDQAKADIKQAGDDVKDAFDR, encoded by the coding sequence ATGGGACTCGGAGACAAGGCCAAGCACGCCGCCGAGGAGGCGGGCGGAAAGCTCAAGGAGGGCGCGGGCAAGCTCACGGACAACGAGCGGCTCGAGGCAGAGGGCAAGAAGGACCAGGCGAAGGCCGACATCAAGCAGGCGGGCGACGACGTCAAGGACGCGTTCGACCGCTAG
- a CDS encoding GNAT family N-acetyltransferase: MQHETTLEGFGVRLVPLDDSHAPALGALVDDGIWAGMSSRVPSGTDAMTRYVRDAVAAPGRLAFAVVGSGSSAASDGAPDGADVVRGSTSLYEWVPSQGRIELGSTFYAREWWGGVTNPACKYLLLRHAFEDLGVSRVALRADARNSRSIGAIRRLGAVPEGVLRSHRVAPDGSRQDTAYFSILLDEWPAVRDGLLARLDALRGDGRTGPVDNVSGRSVRH; the protein is encoded by the coding sequence GTGCAGCACGAGACCACCCTCGAAGGCTTCGGCGTCCGCCTCGTCCCGCTCGACGACAGCCACGCTCCCGCGCTCGGCGCGCTCGTCGACGACGGCATCTGGGCCGGAATGTCCAGCCGCGTGCCGAGCGGGACGGACGCGATGACCCGGTACGTCCGCGACGCCGTCGCCGCCCCCGGCCGGCTCGCGTTCGCGGTCGTCGGCTCGGGGTCGAGCGCCGCGTCGGACGGCGCGCCCGACGGCGCCGACGTCGTCCGCGGGTCGACGTCCCTCTACGAGTGGGTGCCCTCCCAGGGCCGGATCGAGCTCGGCTCGACGTTCTACGCACGCGAGTGGTGGGGCGGCGTGACCAACCCGGCCTGCAAGTACCTGCTGCTGCGCCACGCGTTCGAGGACCTGGGTGTGTCGCGCGTCGCGCTGCGGGCGGACGCGCGCAACAGCCGCTCGATCGGGGCGATCCGGCGCCTGGGCGCCGTTCCCGAGGGAGTGCTCCGCAGCCACCGTGTCGCGCCCGACGGGTCGCGCCAGGACACGGCCTACTTCTCGATCCTCCTCGACGAGTGGCCGGCCGTCCGCGACGGCTTGCTCGCGCGCCTCGACGCCCTCCGGGGCGATGGGCGGACGGGGCCTGTGGACAACGTCTCGGGGAGGTCCGTGCGCCACTAG